One Devosia lacusdianchii genomic window carries:
- a CDS encoding DUF6476 family protein produces the protein MSDSNQTGQNSPKADEPLSPEALAMFGKARRSFGISIGILLLGFMAIGVALVYRVMRDAPPPAVAESVAVPAGAEVVSALVSEGAINVTYSVGGVTTLALFDQATGELTRSVVIGAE, from the coding sequence ATGAGCGATTCCAATCAGACTGGGCAGAACAGCCCCAAAGCGGACGAACCGCTGTCTCCCGAGGCGCTGGCCATGTTCGGCAAGGCGCGCCGTTCGTTCGGGATTTCTATCGGCATCCTGTTGCTGGGCTTTATGGCGATTGGTGTCGCCCTTGTCTATCGCGTGATGCGCGACGCCCCGCCACCTGCGGTGGCCGAGAGCGTGGCTGTCCCTGCTGGGGCCGAGGTGGTTTCGGCGCTGGTCAGTGAGGGGGCTATCAACGTGACGTATAGCGTGGGTGGGGTGACGACGCTGGCGCTGTTCGATCAGGCGACGGGTGAGCTGACGCGGAGCGTGGTGATCGGCGCAGAGTAG
- a CDS encoding YHS domain-containing (seleno)protein: MLAFVLPLFGMVSAAFTEVRAQSVVTLIVTDPLTGIALSGMDPVSYFTEPAPLMGLSDNEFIWQNVSWYFATAANRDVFKSAPEIYAPQFGGHDGMGIARGFISDSDPRIYTVFKQRLYLFYSAANREAFLLAPDAAARTAEENWPALGKDLSVN; encoded by the coding sequence ATGCTCGCCTTTGTTTTGCCGCTATTCGGCATGGTTTCGGCCGCTTTCACGGAGGTTCGGGCGCAGTCCGTGGTGACGCTGATCGTTACCGATCCGCTGACCGGCATAGCGCTTTCTGGTATGGACCCGGTCAGCTATTTCACCGAGCCGGCTCCCCTGATGGGCCTCTCGGACAACGAATTCATCTGGCAGAACGTTTCCTGGTATTTCGCCACGGCGGCCAATAGGGACGTGTTCAAGAGCGCACCTGAAATCTATGCGCCCCAGTTCGGCGGGCACGACGGAATGGGCATAGCGCGTGGCTTTATTTCCGACAGCGATCCGCGCATCTATACGGTGTTCAAGCAGCGGCTCTATCTGTTCTACTCGGCCGCCAACCGGGAGGCCTTCCTGCTGGCCCCGGACGCTGCAGCGCGCACGGCTGAGGAAAACTGGCCCGCTTTGGGCAAGGACCTTTCGGTCAACTAA
- the fliI gene encoding flagellar protein export ATPase FliI yields MKSLISAIEAIDDIEVYGRVKSVQGLLIEIVGPVRELRVGGRVRIETVNDDILAAEIIGFKDGHALCLPFGQLSGVRLGCKAVFQRHDGSAFPSEGWLGRVINANGEPIDGKGPLPRGATPYPLRQNPLLAHDRVRVGDPLDLGVRCLNTFTTVCEGQRLGIFAGSGVGKSVLMSMLARNTNVDVAVIGLIGERGREVHEFIQEYLGEEGLKHAVVVVATSDEAALMRRQAAYMSLALSEYFRDQGKRVLCMMDSLTRFAMAQREIGLAIGEPPTAKGYPPTVFTELPRLLERAGPGTPTTGSVTGLFTVLVEGDDHNEPIADAVRGILDGHIVMERGIAERGRYPAVNVLRSISRTMPGCVPVDFRPVLQKARELMSIYSDMEELIRLGAYRKGSDPKVDRAIAINPALEAFLSQEREETTSIAEGYKMLEAIVAEAGAAG; encoded by the coding sequence ATGAAGTCACTGATCTCGGCTATCGAAGCCATTGACGACATCGAGGTCTATGGCCGGGTGAAGTCGGTGCAGGGCCTGCTCATCGAAATCGTCGGGCCGGTGCGCGAATTGCGCGTGGGCGGGCGCGTGCGGATCGAGACGGTCAACGACGACATCCTGGCCGCCGAAATCATCGGCTTCAAGGACGGCCACGCTTTGTGCCTGCCGTTCGGGCAATTGAGCGGCGTGCGGCTTGGCTGCAAGGCGGTGTTCCAACGCCATGATGGCTCGGCTTTCCCGTCCGAGGGGTGGCTGGGCCGGGTGATCAATGCCAATGGCGAGCCGATCGACGGCAAGGGACCGCTGCCGCGCGGCGCGACGCCCTATCCGCTGCGGCAAAATCCGCTCCTGGCGCATGATCGGGTGCGGGTCGGCGATCCGCTCGATCTGGGCGTGCGGTGCCTCAATACCTTTACCACGGTGTGCGAGGGGCAGCGGCTGGGCATTTTTGCCGGCTCGGGCGTGGGCAAGTCGGTGCTCATGTCGATGCTGGCGCGCAATACCAATGTCGACGTGGCGGTGATCGGGCTGATCGGCGAGCGCGGGCGCGAGGTCCACGAGTTCATCCAGGAATATCTGGGTGAGGAGGGCCTCAAGCATGCGGTGGTCGTGGTGGCGACCTCGGACGAGGCGGCGCTGATGCGGCGGCAGGCGGCCTATATGAGCCTGGCGCTCTCGGAATATTTCCGCGACCAGGGCAAGCGCGTGCTGTGCATGATGGATAGTCTGACCCGCTTTGCCATGGCGCAGCGCGAGATTGGCCTCGCCATTGGGGAGCCGCCAACGGCCAAGGGTTATCCACCGACCGTGTTCACGGAATTGCCAAGATTATTGGAACGTGCAGGTCCGGGGACACCTACGACCGGTTCTGTTACCGGACTATTTACCGTTTTGGTCGAAGGTGATGATCACAATGAGCCCATTGCGGATGCCGTGCGCGGTATTCTTGATGGGCACATCGTGATGGAGCGCGGAATTGCCGAACGGGGACGATACCCGGCGGTCAACGTGCTCCGGTCCATCTCGCGCACCATGCCAGGGTGTGTTCCGGTCGATTTCAGGCCGGTCCTGCAAAAGGCGCGCGAGCTCATGTCCATCTATTCGGACATGGAGGAACTGATCCGGCTGGGGGCTTACCGGAAAGGGTCAGATCCGAAAGTGGACCGCGCGATCGCTATCAACCCGGCCCTGGAAGCTTTTCTCAGCCAGGAACGGGAAGAAACGACCAGCATTGCCGAGGGCTACAAGATGCTCGAGGCGATCGTGGCGGAAGCGGGCGCGGCAGGCTGA
- the fliJ gene encoding flagellar export protein FliJ: protein MKSRSESLIRLKKFQVDEKRRQVAQIEMMVNDFERMAAELDQQIEIEHTKTGISDIAHFAYSTFAKAALARRDNLLASATDMRGKLEAAQDALAEAIEDLKKVELLDQREHQRERDEQLKVEQAEFDEIGRLRFRGQ from the coding sequence TTGAAATCGCGCAGCGAGAGCCTCATTCGGCTCAAGAAGTTCCAGGTGGACGAGAAGCGCCGTCAGGTTGCGCAGATCGAGATGATGGTCAACGACTTCGAACGCATGGCGGCCGAACTCGACCAGCAGATCGAAATCGAGCACACCAAAACCGGCATCTCCGATATCGCTCATTTTGCCTATTCGACCTTTGCCAAGGCGGCCCTCGCCCGGCGCGACAATCTGCTGGCTTCGGCCACCGACATGCGTGGCAAGCTCGAGGCGGCCCAGGATGCACTGGCGGAAGCCATTGAAGATCTCAAGAAGGTCGAATTGCTGGACCAGCGCGAGCACCAGCGCGAGCGCGACGAGCAGCTCAAGGTAGAACAGGCCGAATTCGACGAAATCGGCCGGCTGCGCTTCCGCGGCCAGTAA
- a CDS encoding ArsR/SmtB family transcription factor encodes MTEKTPPTNSPRTVQGIVPDATALKALTHPVRLRMLGLLRIDGPATATQLALRLGLNSGATSYHLRQLALHGFIEEAPGPSRRDRFWRARHETTTVLEPGAEGEALDVGIAFTQAALSWQVSQMQQAIEEYAELPEAWRRASTASDFTIPLTPAQAEALTKRLMAILWEAMREAPALGGPLPEGVVPFSIMLHAFPYPGQVPHKEEPEA; translated from the coding sequence ATGACAGAAAAGACACCGCCGACCAACTCACCCCGCACCGTGCAAGGGATTGTTCCCGATGCAACGGCGCTCAAAGCGCTCACCCATCCGGTTCGACTGCGCATGCTAGGCCTCCTGCGCATCGACGGGCCGGCCACGGCGACGCAGCTGGCTTTGCGGCTGGGCCTCAATAGCGGGGCGACCAGCTACCACCTGCGGCAGCTGGCCCTGCACGGATTTATCGAGGAGGCGCCGGGGCCATCGCGGCGCGACAGGTTCTGGCGGGCGCGGCACGAAACGACGACGGTGCTCGAACCCGGAGCGGAGGGCGAGGCACTCGATGTGGGTATTGCCTTCACGCAGGCCGCGCTGTCCTGGCAGGTCAGCCAGATGCAGCAGGCGATCGAGGAATATGCCGAGCTGCCGGAAGCGTGGCGCCGCGCCAGCACAGCCAGTGACTTCACCATCCCCCTCACGCCCGCCCAGGCTGAAGCGCTGACCAAGCGGCTGATGGCGATCTTGTGGGAAGCTATGCGGGAGGCACCCGCGCTTGGTGGGCCGCTGCCCGAGGGCGTGGTGCCTTTTTCCATCATGCTCCACGCCTTCCCCTATCCGGGGCAGGTGCCGCACAAAGAGGAGCCGGAGGCATGA
- a CDS encoding DUF2794 domain-containing protein, giving the protein MRSRYGVTLFAGATVGLLVLSGQAQACSDLPNICAMNAQHHQSMVDISAGYAYGDYYGEDEYYGDDYYDSGYYSGDLDYSAYSDDPGRSLSNEAASFVSAVAAQQAALAERLQDPGFAKAYERYTNGGWDYFQDQAGARPGEYCAAFYWRGDGMVRLSGPGGDYPGALITFWGPDIPTPGSVETITVTLDQADGAPATVKAFNYHLAGDAWGAIALAVPTIEAALDGMEDRQSFMLSIGGRMVAQVEWRDGLTAKSQLERCLRG; this is encoded by the coding sequence ATGCGCAGCAGGTATGGGGTGACGTTGTTCGCGGGAGCGACCGTGGGGCTTCTGGTTCTGAGCGGGCAGGCGCAGGCCTGTTCCGACTTGCCCAATATCTGCGCGATGAATGCTCAGCATCATCAGAGCATGGTCGATATTTCCGCCGGCTACGCCTATGGCGACTATTACGGCGAGGACGAGTATTACGGCGACGACTATTACGACAGCGGCTATTACAGCGGCGATCTCGACTATTCCGCCTATAGCGACGATCCGGGACGGTCGCTGTCGAATGAAGCCGCGAGTTTCGTCAGTGCCGTGGCTGCGCAGCAGGCGGCCTTGGCGGAGCGGCTGCAGGATCCCGGTTTTGCCAAGGCGTATGAGCGCTACACCAATGGCGGCTGGGATTACTTTCAGGACCAGGCAGGGGCACGACCCGGCGAGTACTGCGCCGCCTTTTATTGGCGCGGCGACGGCATGGTGCGCCTTTCCGGACCGGGCGGCGACTATCCGGGTGCGCTGATTACCTTCTGGGGGCCGGATATTCCGACACCCGGTAGCGTCGAGACGATCACCGTGACACTCGATCAGGCGGATGGTGCGCCAGCGACGGTGAAGGCGTTCAACTATCACCTGGCCGGCGATGCCTGGGGCGCGATTGCCCTGGCGGTGCCCACGATCGAGGCGGCGCTGGACGGCATGGAAGACCGGCAGAGCTTCATGCTGTCGATCGGCGGGCGGATGGTGGCGCAGGTGGAATGGCGCGATGGCCTGACCGCGAAGAGCCAGCTGGAGCGCTGCCTGCGCGGCTGA
- a CDS encoding response regulator, which yields MKSCLIVDDSTVVRKVARRILEDMDYIVDEAEDGQEAIDKCRQEMPDAILLDWNMPILTGLEFLKLLRAYVGGDKPRVVYCTVENDIGAIALALKAGASDYMMKPFDRSILEAKFETEIAA from the coding sequence ATGAAATCCTGTTTGATCGTCGATGACTCGACCGTGGTGCGCAAAGTCGCGCGCCGCATTCTCGAAGACATGGATTACATCGTTGACGAGGCCGAGGACGGGCAGGAAGCGATCGACAAGTGCCGCCAGGAAATGCCGGATGCCATCCTGCTCGACTGGAACATGCCGATCCTGACCGGCCTCGAGTTCCTCAAGCTGCTGCGCGCCTATGTGGGCGGCGACAAGCCACGCGTGGTCTATTGCACGGTCGAGAACGACATCGGGGCTATCGCTCTCGCCCTTAAGGCCGGGGCAAGCGACTACATGATGAAGCCGTTCGACCGGTCCATCCTCGAAGCCAAATTCGAGACGGAGATCGCAGCCTAG
- a CDS encoding RNA polymerase sigma factor, whose translation MLVSSAAMSTQSETHRAINTVWKTEQPRLIAGLTRMVRDISLAEELAQDALVIALKNWPESGVPRNPGAWLMQAAKRRAIDYFRHKKMAATKLEEVGHGIESDTPDHVEALHDAIDDEVGDDLLRLIFTSCHPILPAESRVALTLRLIGGLTTEEIARAFLAAEPTIGQRIVRAKKTIAEAGIPFEVPDGEERAERLASVLGVLYLIFNEGYSATAGQDWMRPQLCNEAIRLGRILAQLSPADSEVHALVALMEIQASRTGARTDAKGEPVLLLDQDRSLWDQNLIRGGLAALDQVIALGGENEPYALQAAIAACHARAPEAADTDWARIAALYATLAQRTPSPVIELNRSVAISMAEGPAAALVLIDAIKDDPALKNYHLLYGVRGDLLSKLGRHTEAMLEFRKAAELTRNEREKTYLLSRAEMTG comes from the coding sequence ATGCTGGTTTCATCCGCCGCCATGAGCACCCAGTCCGAAACCCATCGCGCCATCAACACCGTTTGGAAGACCGAGCAGCCTCGCCTCATCGCGGGGCTGACGCGCATGGTGCGCGATATCTCGCTCGCCGAGGAGCTGGCGCAGGATGCGCTGGTCATAGCCCTCAAGAACTGGCCGGAATCCGGCGTTCCCCGCAATCCCGGCGCCTGGCTGATGCAGGCGGCCAAGCGGCGCGCCATCGACTACTTCCGCCACAAGAAGATGGCGGCCACCAAGCTCGAAGAGGTGGGCCATGGCATCGAATCCGACACGCCCGACCATGTCGAAGCGCTGCATGACGCCATCGACGATGAGGTTGGCGACGACCTGCTCCGCCTCATCTTCACCTCCTGCCACCCTATCCTGCCGGCCGAATCTCGCGTCGCCCTCACCCTGCGCTTGATCGGCGGCCTCACCACCGAGGAGATCGCCCGCGCCTTCCTCGCCGCCGAGCCGACCATTGGCCAGCGCATCGTCCGCGCCAAGAAAACCATCGCCGAGGCCGGCATTCCCTTCGAGGTGCCTGATGGCGAGGAGCGGGCCGAGCGTCTGGCATCGGTGCTTGGCGTGCTCTACCTGATCTTCAACGAAGGCTATTCCGCCACGGCGGGGCAGGACTGGATGCGTCCGCAATTGTGCAACGAAGCCATCCGGCTCGGCCGCATCCTGGCGCAGCTTTCGCCCGCGGATTCCGAAGTCCACGCCCTGGTGGCGCTCATGGAAATCCAGGCCTCGCGCACCGGCGCCCGCACCGACGCCAAGGGCGAACCGGTACTCCTGCTCGACCAGGATCGTTCACTGTGGGACCAGAACCTGATCCGCGGCGGCCTCGCGGCCCTCGATCAGGTCATCGCCCTGGGTGGCGAGAACGAACCCTATGCCCTCCAGGCCGCCATCGCCGCCTGCCATGCCCGCGCCCCCGAGGCTGCGGACACCGATTGGGCCCGCATCGCCGCGCTCTATGCCACCCTGGCGCAGCGTACGCCATCGCCGGTCATCGAGCTCAACCGCTCCGTCGCCATCTCCATGGCCGAAGGGCCCGCCGCGGCACTGGTATTGATCGACGCGATCAAGGACGACCCCGCGCTCAAGAACTATCACTTGCTCTATGGGGTACGCGGCGACCTGCTGAGCAAGCTTGGCCGACACACCGAAGCCATGCTGGAATTCCGCAAGGCCGCGGAGTTGACGCGCAATGAACGCGAAAAGACTTACCTGCTGTCCCGCGCCGAAATGACAGGCTGA
- the ctrA gene encoding response regulator transcription factor CtrA, producing the protein MRVLLIEDDSATAQSIELMLKSESFNVYTTDLGEEGVDLGKLYDYDIILLDLNLPDMSGYEVLRTLRVAKVQTPILILSGLAGIEDKVRGLGFGADDYMTKPFHKDELVARIHAIVRRSKGHAQSVIQTGDLTVNLDTKTVEVQTQRVHLTGKEYQMLELLSLRKGTTLTKEMFLNHLYGGMDEPELKIIDVFICKLRKKLSVATGGKNYIETVWGRGYVLREPDENEVYADNVA; encoded by the coding sequence ATGCGGGTACTCCTTATTGAGGACGACAGCGCGACAGCGCAGAGCATCGAACTGATGCTGAAGTCCGAAAGTTTCAACGTCTACACCACCGACCTCGGTGAAGAAGGCGTCGATCTCGGAAAACTCTACGACTACGACATTATTCTGCTCGACTTGAATCTGCCCGATATGAGCGGCTACGAAGTCTTGCGGACACTGCGCGTCGCCAAGGTGCAGACGCCAATCCTCATTCTCTCCGGCCTCGCCGGCATCGAGGACAAGGTTCGCGGTCTCGGCTTCGGTGCCGATGACTACATGACCAAGCCCTTCCATAAAGACGAGCTCGTGGCCCGCATCCACGCTATCGTCCGCCGTTCCAAGGGTCACGCCCAGTCGGTCATCCAGACCGGCGACCTCACTGTGAACCTCGACACCAAGACCGTCGAAGTCCAGACCCAGCGCGTCCACCTCACCGGTAAAGAATACCAGATGCTCGAGCTGCTCTCCCTCCGCAAGGGGACCACGCTCACCAAGGAAATGTTCCTCAACCACCTCTATGGTGGCATGGACGAACCCGAGCTCAAGATCATCGACGTGTTCATCTGCAAGCTGCGCAAGAAGCTTAGCGTTGCCACCGGCGGTAAGAATTACATCGAAACCGTCTGGGGTCGCGGCTATGTGCTGCGCGAGCCCGACGAGAACGAAGTCTACGCCGACAACGTCGCCTAA
- the chpT gene encoding histidine phosphotransferase ChpT: MDIIELKATDLAAMLCSRVCHDLINPIGAIGNGLEVLDDPNQAEMAGGARDLIASAAKQSRAKLEFARLAYGASSTSGTDIDTRECERVARILFEIEKADLEWNVPLILLPKHKAKLFMNMLLIAAGSVPRGGQVTASITGDAGSEKFEFTSKSDPEKRQKTLVPSGSAGLLSGMPEEGFVDARGIQPFYTGLLARMTDMEVNIGLENDMFFLTAVPKAAVQAAE; encoded by the coding sequence ATGGATATCATCGAGCTCAAGGCAACCGACCTGGCTGCCATGCTGTGCAGCCGAGTATGCCATGACCTGATCAACCCCATCGGGGCGATCGGCAACGGGCTGGAGGTGCTCGATGATCCGAACCAGGCCGAAATGGCCGGCGGGGCCCGCGACCTCATTGCCAGTGCTGCCAAGCAGAGCCGCGCCAAGCTGGAATTCGCGCGCCTGGCCTATGGGGCCTCCTCGACCTCTGGCACCGATATCGATACGCGCGAATGTGAACGCGTGGCGCGCATCCTGTTCGAGATCGAAAAGGCGGATCTGGAGTGGAATGTGCCGCTGATCCTTTTGCCCAAGCACAAGGCCAAGCTGTTCATGAACATGCTGCTGATCGCGGCCGGTTCAGTGCCGCGCGGCGGCCAGGTGACGGCCTCGATTACGGGCGATGCCGGTAGCGAGAAGTTCGAATTCACTTCCAAGAGCGATCCGGAAAAGCGGCAGAAGACGCTGGTGCCATCCGGCTCTGCTGGGCTGTTGTCCGGCATGCCTGAAGAGGGCTTTGTCGACGCACGGGGTATCCAGCCGTTCTACACCGGTCTCCTGGCCCGCATGACCGACATGGAGGTCAATATCGGCCTCGAGAACGATATGTTCTTCCTCACCGCCGTGCCCAAGGCGGCGGTCCAAGCGGCTGAATGA
- a CDS encoding DUF2867 domain-containing protein — protein sequence MARNFAYPSDGALRQYFAEGDFLDSQCAPLPHPAPDAAELTIATFFHTPGWVKALLGLRNLLVAPFGLKTGGASDLRPPTREEINGLRYSGVFAVHSATPDEVILGTDDRHLDFRVSILRSEADDVVAISTWVRPHNLAGRAYLAAVYPFHRIIIARFLSNADRLGVTR from the coding sequence ATGGCCAGGAACTTTGCCTACCCAAGCGATGGCGCTCTACGGCAATACTTTGCCGAAGGAGACTTCCTCGATAGCCAGTGCGCGCCCCTGCCCCACCCCGCGCCCGATGCGGCCGAACTGACCATCGCCACCTTCTTCCACACGCCGGGCTGGGTGAAAGCCCTCCTCGGCCTCCGCAACCTCCTGGTCGCGCCGTTCGGGCTCAAGACCGGCGGCGCCAGCGACTTGCGTCCGCCCACCCGCGAGGAGATCAACGGCCTGCGCTATTCCGGTGTCTTCGCCGTGCATTCTGCCACACCCGACGAAGTCATTCTCGGCACCGATGACAGGCACCTCGATTTCCGCGTCTCCATCTTGCGCTCCGAGGCCGATGACGTCGTGGCCATATCCACCTGGGTACGTCCGCACAATCTGGCCGGGCGAGCCTATCTGGCCGCGGTCTATCCGTTCCACCGCATCATCATCGCCCGCTTCCTGAGCAATGCGGACAGGCTCGGGGTCACGCGCTAA
- a CDS encoding MFS transporter, with product MRRRGAFLALAVAETLSISGTRLSTIAIPWLVLTTTGDPVLTGSVALLEMLPYVIAKALGGPLIDRIGPKPIAIICDIASVIIVGLIPLLHLLGVLTMPVLLPIVFMMGVLRGPSDAAKQSMVPDVAEISAVPLERVTGVVGVIERLASTVGAAGAGALIALIGPSQALAVNAVTFALAAVVVGLGLPAIRRPAKVAAPTSYARDLGEGWTFLRRDAVLVSIVIMVATTNLLDQAYAAVLIPVWTQASGHGPELLGGLFAVFSAFSMLGAGIAASIGERLPRLTVYTVAFLLTGFPRFMVFIVDVPLVAVFAMLAVAGFSSGFINPILATVTFERIPKPLIGRVTSLYSALCWALIPFGGLVGGALVSGFGLPAALLATGLAYLVATLFPLALKSFRAFDRRIAITG from the coding sequence ATGAGGCGGCGAGGCGCGTTTCTTGCTCTGGCGGTGGCCGAGACGCTGTCGATATCGGGAACGCGGCTATCGACTATCGCCATCCCCTGGCTGGTCCTCACCACCACCGGCGACCCGGTGCTGACCGGGTCGGTGGCACTGCTGGAAATGCTCCCTTACGTCATTGCCAAGGCGCTGGGCGGTCCGTTGATCGATCGGATTGGGCCCAAGCCGATCGCGATCATTTGCGACATAGCGTCAGTGATCATCGTGGGGCTCATACCCCTCTTGCATCTGTTGGGTGTGCTGACGATGCCAGTATTGCTGCCCATCGTGTTCATGATGGGTGTTCTGCGTGGTCCGTCGGATGCCGCCAAGCAGTCGATGGTTCCTGACGTCGCCGAGATCAGCGCCGTGCCGCTGGAGCGCGTGACGGGCGTTGTTGGCGTTATCGAGCGGCTGGCCTCGACCGTGGGTGCGGCTGGCGCCGGTGCTCTGATTGCCCTGATCGGGCCAAGCCAGGCGCTGGCCGTCAATGCCGTGACCTTCGCCCTGGCGGCTGTCGTGGTGGGGCTGGGGTTGCCCGCCATTCGTCGCCCGGCAAAGGTCGCGGCGCCAACTTCCTACGCGCGCGACCTTGGCGAGGGCTGGACGTTCCTGCGTCGGGACGCCGTGTTGGTCAGCATCGTGATCATGGTGGCGACGACCAACCTGCTCGACCAGGCCTATGCCGCTGTCCTGATCCCGGTATGGACGCAGGCATCGGGTCATGGTCCTGAACTTCTGGGCGGCCTGTTCGCGGTGTTTTCAGCGTTTTCGATGCTGGGTGCGGGCATCGCCGCCTCTATTGGCGAGCGCCTGCCGCGGCTGACGGTCTATACCGTGGCGTTCCTGCTGACCGGCTTCCCGCGCTTTATGGTCTTTATCGTCGACGTGCCGCTGGTCGCGGTCTTCGCAATGCTGGCCGTGGCCGGCTTTTCGTCGGGGTTCATCAATCCGATCCTGGCGACGGTGACGTTCGAGCGCATTCCCAAGCCGCTGATCGGACGTGTGACGTCGCTGTATTCCGCCCTGTGCTGGGCGCTCATCCCGTTTGGTGGACTGGTGGGTGGGGCGCTGGTCAGCGGTTTCGGGCTGCCAGCCGCACTGTTGGCGACCGGACTGGCCTACCTGGTTGCGACACTGTTCCCGCTGGCCTTGAAGAGCTTCCGCGCTTTCGACCGGCGTATCGCAATCACAGGCTAG
- a CDS encoding DUF1134 domain-containing protein: protein MLKRLAILFAVLAAIAAPVPAFAQGSLSDSYSGEELVDSGKEFFGSASQGLASLVERAVSQFGLPNGYILGEDAGGALFAGARYGEGILYTRNAGEYNVFWQGPSLGFDIGGDGSKTMMLVYNLNQIQDVLGRFAGVDGSAYVLGGFGMTVIKRSNVVMVPIRSGVGARLGVNVGYLKFTNEPTWNPF from the coding sequence ATGCTCAAGCGCCTCGCCATCCTCTTCGCCGTCCTGGCTGCCATCGCAGCGCCCGTGCCCGCCTTTGCGCAAGGATCGCTCAGCGATAGCTATTCGGGCGAGGAACTGGTCGATAGCGGCAAGGAATTCTTCGGCTCGGCCTCCCAGGGCCTGGCCTCGCTGGTCGAACGCGCCGTGAGCCAGTTCGGCCTGCCCAATGGCTATATCCTGGGCGAGGACGCCGGTGGCGCCCTGTTCGCCGGCGCCCGCTACGGCGAGGGCATCCTCTACACGCGCAACGCCGGCGAATACAACGTCTTCTGGCAGGGCCCATCGCTCGGGTTCGACATCGGCGGCGATGGCTCCAAGACCATGATGCTGGTCTACAATCTCAACCAGATCCAGGACGTACTGGGCCGCTTTGCTGGCGTCGACGGCTCCGCCTATGTGCTGGGCGGCTTCGGCATGACCGTGATCAAGCGCTCCAACGTGGTGATGGTGCCAATCCGCTCTGGCGTCGGCGCCCGCCTCGGCGTCAATGTTGGCTACCTCAAGTTCACCAACGAGCCCACCTGGAACCCCTTCTGA
- a CDS encoding alpha/beta fold hydrolase produces MIRTAIITGALLLTTAAFAQSEPVGATVEVNGMQMYYETSGEGDPLIVLHGAYMNIPSMGAIVPKLAETHKVYALEFQGHGRTTDIDRPITYENLSSDVAAFMDAVGIEKADIFGYSMGSAAGLRLAIDYPEKVDQLVAASVGYDVSGWQPAFVEFIPQMAPEMFVGTPMEDEWRKLAPNPDGFRAVVEKLIALEKEPMAWEEDVKTLKAPMLIIAGDADVSTLEHNVALFRLLGGGDMGDMGAPLPASRLAILPATSHTAVINQTDLLYGFIEPFLQGETPVGFMGQ; encoded by the coding sequence ATGATCCGCACCGCCATCATCACCGGCGCCCTGCTTTTGACCACGGCCGCCTTTGCCCAGTCCGAGCCGGTCGGCGCGACCGTCGAGGTCAACGGCATGCAGATGTATTACGAAACTTCCGGCGAGGGTGACCCGCTGATCGTCCTGCACGGCGCCTATATGAACATCCCGTCCATGGGCGCGATCGTTCCGAAACTGGCCGAGACCCACAAGGTCTACGCGCTCGAATTCCAGGGGCATGGCCGCACCACCGATATCGACCGCCCTATCACCTACGAGAACCTGTCCAGCGACGTCGCCGCCTTCATGGACGCGGTCGGCATCGAGAAGGCCGACATTTTTGGCTATTCGATGGGTTCGGCCGCCGGTCTTCGGCTTGCCATCGACTACCCCGAAAAGGTCGACCAGCTCGTTGCCGCTTCGGTCGGCTACGATGTCTCGGGCTGGCAGCCCGCTTTCGTCGAATTTATCCCACAGATGGCCCCCGAAATGTTCGTCGGCACCCCGATGGAAGACGAATGGAGGAAGCTTGCCCCGAACCCGGATGGCTTCCGGGCCGTCGTCGAGAAGCTGATTGCACTGGAAAAGGAACCGATGGCCTGGGAGGAGGACGTCAAGACGTTGAAGGCGCCCATGCTGATCATCGCCGGTGACGCTGACGTTTCCACGCTTGAACATAATGTTGCGCTGTTCCGCCTGCTGGGCGGTGGCGATATGGGCGACATGGGCGCTCCCCTGCCCGCCTCGCGCCTGGCGATATTGCCGGCCACCTCGCACACCGCCGTCATCAACCAGACCGACCTGCTCTACGGCTTCATCGAGCCCTTCCTCCAGGGCGAGACGCCAGTCGGCTTCATGGGCCAGTAA